In Eubalaena glacialis isolate mEubGla1 chromosome 4, mEubGla1.1.hap2.+ XY, whole genome shotgun sequence, one DNA window encodes the following:
- the NMUR2 gene encoding neuromedin-U receptor 2 — MGKHENVSWIYQQELEDLFKKYLNNTDDYLALLCGPPRSHLFLPVSVVYTLIFVVGVVGNLLVCLVILRHQTMKTPTNYYLFSLAVSDLLVLLLGMPLEVYEMWRNYPFLFGPVGCYFKTALFETVCFASVLSITTVSVERYVAILHPFRAKLESTRRRALRILGIVWGFSVLFSLPNTSIHGIKLHYFPNGSFVPGSATCTIIKPMWIYSFIIQVTSFLFYILPMTVISVLYYLMGLKLKKDQPLEADEVTANIQRPSRKSVTKMLFVLVLVFAICWAPFHIDRLFFSFVEEWTESLAAVFNLIHVVSGVFFYLSSAVNPIIYNLLSRRFRAAFRNVITPSCRQRHSQNHPQGPSVQQNIFLTECHLVELTEDVGPQFPCQLSICSSHFPTALCTGQALRKELSKS; from the exons ATGGGAAAACATGAGAATGTTTCCTGGATCTACCAACAGGAACTGGAAGATCTATTCAAGAAATACCTGAACAACACTGATGACTACCTAGCTTTGCTCTGCGGGCCTCCACGCAGCCACCTTTTCCTGCCGGTGTCTGTGGTGTATACTCTGATTTTTGTGGTGGGGGTCGTTGGCAATCTCCTGGTATGCCTGGTGATTCTTCGGCACCAGACTATGAAGACACCCACCAATTACTACCTCTTCAGCTTGGCTGTCTCCGACCTCCTGGTCCTGCTTCTCGGGATGCCCCTGGAAGTCTACGAGATGTGGCGCAACTACCCCTTCCTTTTTGGGCCCGTGGGCTGCTACTTCAAGACGGCCCTCTTTGAGACGGTGTGCTTCGCCTCCGTCCTCAGCATCACCACGGTCAGCGTGGAGCGATACGTGGCCATCCTCCACCCGTTCCGCGCCAAGCTGGAGAGCACCCGGCGGCGGGCCCTCCGAATCCTCGGCATCGTCTGGGGCTTCTctgttctcttctctctgcccaaCACCAGCATCCACGGCATCAAGCTCCACTACTTCCCCAATGGGTCCTTCGTCCCGGGCTCTGCCACCTGTACGATCATTAAGCCCATGTGGATCTACAGTTTCATTATCCAGGTCACCTCCTTCCTCTTCTACATCCTCCCCATGACGGTCATCAGTGTCCTCTACTACCTCATGGGGCTCAAA CTGAAGAAAGACCAACCTCTTGAAGCAGATGAAGTAACTGCAAATATTCAAAGACCATCCAGAAAATCAGTCACTAAAATGCTGT TTGTCTTGGTCTTAGTGTTTGCTATCTGTTGGGCCCCATTCCACATTGATCGGCTCTTCTTCAGCTTTGTGGAGGAGTGGACTGAATCCCTGGCTGCTGTGTTCAATCTCATCCATGTGGTATCAG GTGTCTTCTTCTACCTGAGCTCAGCTGTCAACCCCATTATCTACAACCTACTCTCTCGCCGCTTCCGAGCAGCATTCCGGAATGTGATCACTCCTTCCTGCAGACAGCGGCACTCCCAGAACCACCCACAGGGGCCATCTGTGCAGCAGAACATCTTCCTGACAGAATGTCACCTTGTGGAGCTGACTGAAGATGTGGGTCCCCAGTTCCCCTGTCAGCTGTCCATCTGCAGCTCTCATTTCCCCACAGCCCTCTGTACTGGACAGGCACTAAGAAAGGAACTCTCAAAGAGTTGA